Genomic window (Paenibacillus sp. PK3_47):
GGAATTTTGTTCCTGTAAAATCCTTGGATTACAAAAAAAACAGAGATAACCGGAGATCCGTAATGGACCGCGGATTACCTCTGTCTTTGGGAGTATGGCACTCACCTGTCTCTATTTACTTCTGATCAGAGAAGGAGAATGTAACTTCTGCCTAATCTTCGTCACCCGCCGGCTCATAAATCAGGCAGCGCAGCGTCTGATCCGGGTAGCGGAATTCCGCAGTATACCTGCTTCCGTCTTCAAGCAGCACACGGCTACCATCCCGCGCTTATTGTTGACTTCGGTGTCTGTCAGATAAGCTTCGGCGATGGCTCTAGTGTCTCCCTGCTTATTCATAACAATTTGGGTAGCTTTGTGAATCCAGCTGGCGTCTTTTTGAATGGCTGCAGCGGCTGCAGCGTCGATCGGAGTTCTGGCCAGCGCCGGATTAAATGCCGTAGTATCTACTACCACACCGGCCTCGTCATCCACTATCACATGATATTCCCAGAATTCCTTACCCTCTCCGAGCAGGGTGAGCGACTTGTAAGGAGCGAACTGAACCATCCAGAGGGGAGACTTGTCCGTTCCGGGTTCCGCCAGTACCGCGCTTGCTTTCAGCTTGGAAACATCACTGCCGAACAGCTTGCGTACACTGTCAGCCGCCAGTGCTACAGCCTCGGCTTTGCCTGATTTTTGCGGTGAAGGCGGCGCTGTTATATTTCTTTTGGACGAGATATAATTCAGCCGGTAGGACCAGTCAATCAGCTGCAGCAGCTCTTCATCAGTCCAGCTCCGCTCCGGATAGTAGTACGTATTGGTCTCCAGGTCCAGATAAAGTGCCCCTTGTCCCGGTTTTAACGGCAGCTGCTTCCCGGGGCGGAGCCCGTCATACACGAATTTATCCTCGAGTACCCGTCTGCGGTTGATATCCTGACCAGTCATTTCACGGCCGATAACCTTAGGGTCACCAGGCTTGTCCAAAAAGTCATAGATCTGCCGGATTTGTTCCTCTGTCATTCCTTTAATGAGGTCCTCAGTCACAGTGGACACCGGCTCCGGTGCTTCCACTTTCAGTACAGGGACAGCCTCTGCCTGCACATCCAGCCGGGGACCTTCATGAATGGCAGCCGAGGTGTTCTTCGCGACCACTGCGGAATTCACAAAACCGGGTACGACAAGCGCACTTAGAGTAAGAACCCCTCCGGAGAACAGGATGACAGCCAGCGCAGATAATTTGTTTTTTCTCAATTGTAATACCTCCATTAGGATCTGGGATGTTGAATCTGTCTATACCTTAATCCCCAGATGTTATGAAATAGGAGGACAGTTGTTATGGAGTTGTAAAATCCCCTGAGGAGCCTTTCAAAAAAATGCGGATGCTTGTTCCCTGAACATGTATTGACGTAAGCTCCACCCTGGCTCCATGCGCTTCGGCAATTTGCCGGCATAAAGAGAGGCCGAGACCTGCATTGCCGTAGACGCGGGAACGCGCCGGGTCCCCCCGGTAGAATGGCTCGAAGGCCCGCTTGCTCTGCTCCGGCGTCATTCCGGCTCCGCTGTCGCGTACTTCCAATACGCCTTCCCCTTTTTGTTCATAAGCCAGCAGGCGTATTGTACTTCCCGGTTCAGAGGCATGAACGGCATTGTCGATCAGATTCACCAGAAAAGACGCCAGCAGATCGGCATCCCCCCGTACGGTGCGGATCGAGCTGTCCGTTAGCAGCTGTATGCCGTGCGCTGTTACTTTTTGCTGCTCGGTCTGCATGACTTCTCTGAACAGTCCGGCAACCTCCACCTCTGACTGCACCAGCGGCTGATGCCTCAGGACGGATAGATCGAGCAGCTTGAATGCCAGATTTTTCAGCCTGACCGTTTCACTCCAAATATAGCGGCCTGCCTTGATCTGATCCTCCTGGTCAATATTCGCCGAGGTGAGGAGCTCAGCGAACCCCTGCATACTGGTCAGCGGTGTACGCAGTTCATGGGCAAGATTATCGACCATCCGCTGCTTCTCCTCAGCCATCTCAGAGAGGTCGGTCATCCGCTGCTCTACTACTGAAGCCATAGCATTAAAATTAAATGCCAGTTCCCCGAATTCATCTCTGCTGTGCAGCTCCACCCGCTGCGAATAATCGCCTTCGGCAATCGTCTTGGTCGTCTCCGACAAAAGCTTGAGCGGCTTGGTCAGCTGCCGGATCAGCAGATAGAGCAGCAGCGCCAGCACCGGACCTGCTATCCAGTTAATCATCACGAAGAAGCGGTTCAGCTCCTGCTGCTGGGCATACAGTCCGCTGATATCCCGTTTATAACTCAGCTCCAGATGCTGGTATGGTGCAGGAAGCGGCATGGATAAACGGATGATTGGCTTATCCTGTACTTCTGCCTGTCCTTCCGCATTCGGATAGATCAGCCGCCCGTTCTCCCGCAATTCGAGGCCGATTCCTTGCCTATGGTAGTATTCGTCATACGACTCCGCCACACTGACCAGCAGAACAGGAGTCAGGGTGTTCCCCCTGGCACGGATCGAGTCGAGATTCTCATAGATATTGTTGGCGATCAGCAGCTGTTCACTTTCCGCCCGCCGGGTTTCGCTGTCCATGTTCAGCTGCCAGCTTTTTTTCATCACCATAATTACACTCACATCAAGGGCTGCAATGAACAGCACCAGCACGGCAAGGAGAATCTTATGCCAGAACCGCATGGCTAGACCTGAACTTCCAGGCGGTAGCCGAGCTTGAATACGGTTTTGATCCGTTCTTCCCAGCCCAGTTTTTTGCGCAGCTGACGGATATGGACATCCACGGTGCGGGTGTCGCCGGCAAAATCATACCCCCAGGCCAGCTCCAGCAGCTTTTCCCTGGAGAGTGCAATATTCCGGTTGCGGATCAGCACTTCGAGCAGCTCAAACTCCCGGGCAGTCAAATCTACCGGCATTTGATCCACCAGCACCTGCCTTTCCGCAAACCGCACCTCAACTGTATCGCATATAAAAGCGGCAGCCGTATGTTCATTCCTGCGGAGTACAACATTGATGCGGGCCAGCAGCTCCAGAATTTCAAAAGGTTTGATAATATAATCATCCGCCCCGAGCTCAAATCCCTTGATTCTGTCTGCCAGGGCATTTTTGGCTGTAATAAATATGACAGGAATCTGCAGATGGGCAATCTGCTTCATGACTTCGAACCCGTCCAGACCGGGGAGCATGACATCGAGCAGAATCAGATCCGTCCGCTCCTGTTCCAGCATGCCGGCCACCTCAGAACCGCTGTAAGCTTTGGCATACGTATGTCCAACCAGCTTAAGATTCATCGTGATCAAATCGCTGATCGGGTGTTCATCTTCTACTACCAGTATATGGGCCATTCTTTGAATATCCTCCTATGTAGATTGAACCTGTGTTTTGTCTATTTAGGGATTGGGGTGACTCCAGAGAATGTTTGGACTTCCGGCCGCTGTTGTCCCCAGATTTCTTGATTTGTACTGATTCTCGTAGTTGAAATCCGGTGACAAAGGCGGACGCTATCGCTCCTACAGTTCCAAACTTCTCCTCCGCCACTTTCCTCTAATATCATATTTTAAGTTCAATCTATAAGATTCTCTTAAAAGATATACCTTATCATACCAGATTTCACAATCTTTCATGATGTGGGAATCTCTGCATCCCCAATACATGGAAACGACACCCTTTTCCAGTAAAAATAGGTTTACAAATTATGGGACTCATGTTATGTTTTCTATGAAAGCGCCTCCATGATTGGATAGATTGAGCGATCATCGATTCTATTTTACATGGAAAGGGAAGATGAAAATGAAGGTTTGGCTCCAAAAGGCAAGCGCAATGCTGCTGGCAGTTACCCTGCTGCTGGGACCCGCGGCCGCTCCTGCTCATGCCGACACCGCACTTTTCACCATTGAGAGCGAGAACGCCCAGCTCACCTCTGACCTGCAAGTGACGACCCAGATTTACGGACAACAGAAGCCGGGATATTCCGGCAGCGGATTTGTCTGGATGCAGAATTCAGGCACGTTAACCTTCAACGTTACTGTCCCCGAAACCGGCATGTATGCCATCTCCACACGTTATATGCAGGAGCTCAGTCCCGACGGCAGGCAGCAGCATTTAAGCATTAATGGCGTTACCAAAGGCTCATATATGCTCCCCTACACCAAAGCGTGGTCGGACTTCGATTTCGGCTTCCACAAGCTGAATCAAGGCAGCAATACCATTGCGGTGAAGGCCGGCTGGGGCTTCGCCTATTTTGACACCTTCACTGTAGATTATGCCGATCTTGATCCCCTGGAGGTCCAGCCTGTGCTCTCTGATCCTGAGGCGACTCCCGAAACGCAGCTGCTCATGAATTACTTAACAGAGGTTTACGGGGACCACACCCTCTCCGGCCAGCAGGAAATATACGGAGGCGGTAATGACGGTAATTATGAGCTCGAGTTCGATTGGATTTACAATTTGACGGGCAAATATCCGGCCATCCGCGGCTTCGATTTTATGAACTATAATCCGCTTTATGGCTGGGAAGACGGGACAACCGACCGGATGATCGACTGGGTGAATAACCGGGACGGAATTGCGACCGCCGCCTGGCACATCAACGTGCCCAAGAATTTTACGTCCTATCAGCTCGGGGAGTTCGTGGATTGGAAGAATGCCACCTATAAGCCGACAGAAACCAACTTTAATACAGCAAATGCGGTCATTCCAGGCACCAAAGAATATCAGTATGTCATGCTGACCATTGAGGACCTGGCGGAGCAGCTGCAGATTTTGCAGGATCACAATGTGCCGGTTCTGTTCCGTCCTTACCATGAGGCGGAGGGCAACGGCGGACTTAACGGGGAAGGCGCGTGGTTCTGGTGGGCTTCGGCCGGGGCGGAAGTGTACAAGCAGCTGTGGGATCTCCTCTATACCGAGCTTACAGAGACTTACGGTTTGCATAACCTGATCTGGACCTACAACAGCTACGTGTACAGCACTTCTCCCGCATGGTACCCCGGCAATGATCAGGTGGATCTGGTCGGCTATGACAAATACAATACGATCTACAACCGCTATGACGGCTTGTCCGGCGTTCCTAATGAGGACGCAATTACCTCGATTTTCTATAAGCTGGTTGATTTGACCGGAGGCACCAAAATGGTCGCCATGACAGAGAACGACACCGTCCCAAGCCTGCAGAATCTGGTTGAGGAGAAATCCGGCTGGCTCTACTTCTGTCCGTGGTACGGTGAACATCTCCTGAGTTCCGCCTTTAATTATCCCGCCACGCTCAAGACGCTCTACCAGAGCAGTTATGTAATCACGCTGGATGAGCTGCCCGACTTAAAGGTCAACAATCCTACTCCAAGCGCTACCATCACCCCTTCCAACATCCAATTTGACAAAAATGCTCCGGGTCAGAATGATCCAGCCATCACCGTCAATGCTAACGGAAATACCTTAACTGCCCTGCGGACAGGCGGCAATGCCTTGACCTTGAACCAGGATTACACCTTGAGCGGAAATACACTGCTGCTGAAGCAAGCATTTCTGGCGGGGCTGCCGGTTGGCGAGCATACCCTCGTGTTGGATTTTAATCAGGGACAAGATCC
Coding sequences:
- a CDS encoding X2-like carbohydrate binding domain-containing protein, whose protein sequence is MKVWLQKASAMLLAVTLLLGPAAAPAHADTALFTIESENAQLTSDLQVTTQIYGQQKPGYSGSGFVWMQNSGTLTFNVTVPETGMYAISTRYMQELSPDGRQQHLSINGVTKGSYMLPYTKAWSDFDFGFHKLNQGSNTIAVKAGWGFAYFDTFTVDYADLDPLEVQPVLSDPEATPETQLLMNYLTEVYGDHTLSGQQEIYGGGNDGNYELEFDWIYNLTGKYPAIRGFDFMNYNPLYGWEDGTTDRMIDWVNNRDGIATAAWHINVPKNFTSYQLGEFVDWKNATYKPTETNFNTANAVIPGTKEYQYVMLTIEDLAEQLQILQDHNVPVLFRPYHEAEGNGGLNGEGAWFWWASAGAEVYKQLWDLLYTELTETYGLHNLIWTYNSYVYSTSPAWYPGNDQVDLVGYDKYNTIYNRYDGLSGVPNEDAITSIFYKLVDLTGGTKMVAMTENDTVPSLQNLVEEKSGWLYFCPWYGEHLLSSAFNYPATLKTLYQSSYVITLDELPDLKVNNPTPSATITPSNIQFDKNAPGQNDPAITVNANGNTLTALRTGGNALTLNQDYTLSGNTLLLKQAFLAGLPVGEHTLVLDFNQGQDPVLKVEVIDSTPSPHASVSPVNASFDKAAGLQQDIPVSLTLNGHQLTSISNANHTLIAGQDYTVSGTTAVLSKTYLSALPLGQNTLTFHFSGGNPAVLILNVADSTVTVPAGDLTVQAFNGNTGASANGISPKFKIINSGDSAIQLSDVKLRYYYTIDGDHAQSFWSDWASIGSANVTASFVKLDTPAAGADYVLEVGFTSAAGTLNPGQSAEIQTRFSKNNWSNYNQANDYSFNASASSFVNNEQVTGYMNGQLVWGIEP
- a CDS encoding HAMP domain-containing sensor histidine kinase; the encoded protein is MRFWHKILLAVLVLFIAALDVSVIMVMKKSWQLNMDSETRRAESEQLLIANNIYENLDSIRARGNTLTPVLLVSVAESYDEYYHRQGIGLELRENGRLIYPNAEGQAEVQDKPIIRLSMPLPAPYQHLELSYKRDISGLYAQQQELNRFFVMINWIAGPVLALLLYLLIRQLTKPLKLLSETTKTIAEGDYSQRVELHSRDEFGELAFNFNAMASVVEQRMTDLSEMAEEKQRMVDNLAHELRTPLTSMQGFAELLTSANIDQEDQIKAGRYIWSETVRLKNLAFKLLDLSVLRHQPLVQSEVEVAGLFREVMQTEQQKVTAHGIQLLTDSSIRTVRGDADLLASFLVNLIDNAVHASEPGSTIRLLAYEQKGEGVLEVRDSGAGMTPEQSKRAFEPFYRGDPARSRVYGNAGLGLSLCRQIAEAHGARVELTSIHVQGTSIRIFLKGSSGDFTTP
- a CDS encoding response regulator transcription factor translates to MAHILVVEDEHPISDLITMNLKLVGHTYAKAYSGSEVAGMLEQERTDLILLDVMLPGLDGFEVMKQIAHLQIPVIFITAKNALADRIKGFELGADDYIIKPFEILELLARINVVLRRNEHTAAAFICDTVEVRFAERQVLVDQMPVDLTAREFELLEVLIRNRNIALSREKLLELAWGYDFAGDTRTVDVHIRQLRKKLGWEERIKTVFKLGYRLEVQV